The Tripterygium wilfordii isolate XIE 37 chromosome 21, ASM1340144v1, whole genome shotgun sequence genome segment GCAGGAGTGGGGTTGAGGTCTTGTTTAAGTGCCTGAGAAAAGAGCAGAGGAGCGGTGAGCAGCTTGCCGGAATAGGGCTGCTGTCTGTGGGCGGACCGGAGCAGGGGAAGTAGTCGGTTCGCTGGTGGGCTTCGACCCTTAGTAGTTGGGCTAACGAGAAACAAAACTGTACGGATCCAATGTATAGATTTCTGATATGATATCCGAACAATTCAGTGATATCTACTCCATTAACTGGATCTTGGCATAACTCAGCACATCAAAAGTTGTGGCTTTACACTTGAGGATAAATCCTCCCTCATTAAACCAACAAGGCCTTTTTCTAACTCAAGAGATGGGATTCAGCCCTTAACAGTTGAACTAGGGAGGAACAAAACCGTACGGGTCCAATATATTACCTCCGCCCAGGCAATTGGAGCCCGCCATAGTCGGGCTTCATTCTGTTGTTGGCATCCGAAACAAACGAATCTATCTGGTGCTTCAAATGCTTTCTGAATTGAACAAAGACTTACCACTCGTTTCTAAAATGGTGTGCAGATGGTTACTGATTGCTGCTCAGTTACCTGGACGCACAGACAATGACGTGAAAAATCCCTGGAATACCAAGCTGAAAAAGAAGCTTTCCGGGATGGGTATTGATCCTGTCGCCCAGAAGCCCTTCTCGCACCTCATGGCTGAGATTTCCATTACTCTAGCCCCACCGCAGGGAGCCTGTATTGCAGAAGCAGCTCTAGGTGGCTTCAAAGATGAAATGCTTCATCTCCTAACTAAGACGCGGATCGAGTTTCAGCCCCTGCAGTCTAATCCAGTAACAGGAGACACAACAGCTAAACCTGGGGGAAAAGACGATACCATTGAGAAGATCAAGCTTGGTTTATCCAGGACCATACAAGAAACCAGAAATGCTACTCATAAACAAGCCTTTGGGACACAGGACACTAATGCGGTCACATCTGAAAATTTTACAGGGACCTGCAGCACTTTCCCAGGATCCATTACTGGATACCAAGGCGGTCTGTCTTTGGGCAATGAAGCAGCTGGATCCCCATGGAGCCAGAGTATGTGCAAAGGAAGCACATGCACAGAGGGGGGATCAACAGGGCCGATTGCATGGGCAACTTGAGGATGAAATGGATAGGAATCTAAGGGTGGAAAAGATATGAGGAATGGGTCCAGCATGTTTAATACCGATTGTGTATCATGGGACTTACCATCTGATGATCTTAGGAACCCCATAGTCTaagaaatatcacaaaaacaatGCAACAAAGGAAACAGATCAAACTTTATGGGTAACAATAGACATACTGACAATGAGAAATTATGCAAATGTAAATAAACTCATTCTTATGAACTATGATATTATGTATCAGGAATTACAAAGATTTCTCACTATGATTTTCATTATTCGTCTACTGTATTCTTTCGGGTCCTATAAGGCAATGTGAATCAAGCAAAATAAGATGATGAGGACGATGTATCAGCCAGAACCTGCCAATGccaaatattcaaaaaaaaatcccaataaTTAATAAGATAAGAGAGATTGATAATCCTCAAATTAAAGCTACTCCATTTACAAAAGTACCTCAAGTTGTTCTTCAGTAAATGAATCTCTCTGTACATTCCATGTGTCTGCATGAGTCCTCCGAAACTCAGCTATGGCTTTTGTAACTGTAGATTTTATAGGGGATGGCTCTCCACCAAAGCGAGCAAGTAATGTAACATGCTCAGGCAACCAACTGAAAGAAAACGACCAATATTATGCATGTAATAACTCTTTGAAAACTACAGTAACTAACAGAATGGCAGTAATTAAAATCATTAGTTATTTCAATATATGCACACATCATTCACGTAGGCTTTTATCATCTACTCTAGCTGAAAATCTGTCATATATGATTTCTCAAATTAGGCATAGCAGCCACGTTAAAAGAACTCATGATTTTCCCCGACTCTCCCACCAGCATGATTAGAAACCCTAGCGGCACTTCATTTAATTATAAACCTTCACTGCTTCACACAACATGAACAATGCTAATAAAATAACTTTAGAGCGAAACAAGACCCAAAAAAATCATCTCGAATGATGAAAAGTCGGGTCTTTTTTGAGTTAGTGCAGATGCTAGAATTCAAACTCTTGGCGTAACGTCTTTTCTGAGGGGGTGATCCCCTGGACTCAAACTTGAAATCGAAGATCAATTTTGATAGAATGAATGATGTCAAGACTGAGAGCAATGGAGATGCCACACCTCAAACTACTAATTGGCTAACATGATTGTTAAGATTAATTACtatgtcattcaacccaataagttaacttgttgggttgaggtGTTTCACATCATTTACATATATTCTAACAATGATTATTACATCACATGCAAAAAACAAAGGCACCATTATTAAATGACATGATAATATCAGGCTCCCATAATTTATGAAGGCAGACGCAGCAAACCTGGGCATATCATAAGGGACTGATAATACAGAGGCTGCCAAAGCAAGCACAGCACCATGGATAGCAGCTATTGACTGACCCGCTTTTGAACTCCTGCATGCATAATCCAGTCTTCAGATCAgaatttgattttataaaatGGATTTTGAGAACCAAGACTAGTTAGTGAAGTATCCAAAAAAAGCCCTTGGGAAGTGTACATAAGAAAAATCGGAATGTGCTCTACAACGAATGGCATGATTTTAGAAATAATTCCATGTGTCAACTGGTATTAGTTTCAAAAACATTAtttagaagaaagaaaatacagAAAGTACACACATAAGTGCTCATTTCACAATTCATATAATAACGTGCATATTCCAGGAATGAGACCATCAATGAGCTTACATGCATTGGTCGCTTTTGGAAAACTAAATAAACTATCTGAAATatcctaaacataaaataacctCTGCTTTCTCTTTCTATGTATTGAAGTTGCCTCTGTGTAAGCTCTATCTCGGAAGTCTCTGGCCAGATCTTCATCCCCACCCTTCATTAGCCCTGCTAAAACCGCTGCAGCATGCTCCCTAACCTGTGGATTATGGTATCCATTTAACTGGAAGGTAACTTGCTACGATAAGCAGCATAAAAATCCACAAACAGCTATAAATTTAACTCTCTCTTACTTGAGGATTATCAATAAAAACTTGTCAGACTTCAGTCTTTTTGGAGCTCATTTTATTTCATAGATAAGAAATTCAGATAACAAATTTGAGTACACAAGATCAACATTTTACATACTGACGCACAATTCATGCAAAAGCATGAAATAGCATGCACCCATTAGTATCCACATAAAAAATACGAAGGAACTTGCCTCCACTTGATTGTCTCGAAGGAGATCTTCAACAGCCCGCCAAATTTGTTGTTTCTCAACAGTTGAGAGAATGAAGGTATGCCTTTCCAGAAGTAGAAAATTAAATTAGCACCCATATCATAACAAAAACACAGACAAAGATTGTTCCACTTTAACCTACAATCTTTGGAATGAAGAAGACGACAATGCTTACATGCCAAAGATAAATTGTGAACATGAAAAAAAGTAGATGCTAAAGATAAAACTTCCAATGCaggatttgaatttgaattatgGGTTCCCAAATGAAGTCATTACGAAGCAAAAAAGTATAATAGTCTATAGGTATAGCTAAATCTTATTTATTTGAAAGTAACCCAATGCATGAGATGAGAGTTCATGAAGCAGCATACCTGTACATAAAAGTTCGCAGATATGTCAGGGTGGCAGATCTAGTCCGCCAGTTTGAATCACCACAAGAAGAAAGAATAATGGAAACAGCCTTCTGGAGATGAGGTTCCTTGAAAACCCTCCATTTTAGCAATTCAAAGGCAGCCTTGGCCAGGGTTGACAAATCCTTATTTGATGTTTCCTTCAAGAAGTCAACAAGATCTTTTTAAAACAGGTGTAAAGAGGAAAGCCATTATGcccaccacacacacacacacacacacacacacacaacccaACCATAAGGGAAAAAGATGAAGTAAATTATTAACATCAGATTTCAaatataagaaacaaaaaagttaaaagattCAAACTGTGTACCCTTTGGGTGAACTATTTGATCAGTAAAACTGAGCATCAACGCACCAATATTGATGGAAACAAACTGAAATTCGATTAAATTTGCAATAATCATTCAAGTTACTCGTATGAAAGCATAACCAAGTTCATTGGGGAAACAGATGATAGTAAGAGATAGTCAAGTGCAGAAAGACCAATGACCATTTAATAGCACATCAAACTACACAAAGTAGAAATGTCAAAAATTGCGTGTAAGATTCAAGCGGCATTCTGATGCAAATCACTCAGTAACTGAGAACTAAATTTTCACTCCACATACCTGCAAGGAAATTACAGGATTCAGAAGCTCTACGATGACAGCTAGTAAACAGGATGATCTTCCAGACTTCAAGGTTGATATGATAAAGTGAAATATCTACAAACATATTTAAAATACATCAGAGACTCCAaggtttaaagaaaaaaaatccatagaGAATTATCCAAAGATAATTACCGTTTCCATCCATTTTATGTCATCGCGTGAATCTCCATTCAAATGCCCATTTTGTGGACCTGAATCCGCTGAGGGCTCCATATTGTCAGTGTGGCTGATCTTTTGAATATTTGTTACTGCGTCAGATGCTCGTTCTGTGAGAAAGCGAACCCAATTTTCCTCCTTAAGTTGATCATCAATGTCACTGTTTCCCTCTTCATGAGAATGATTGTGGGCAAGTGATGTATACAGCTGAATGTTAGAGCACAACACAGAAAGGGTAACACCTATAGCTTCCCTTACCTGTCCCATATAAAACTGATGTGAAGACAAGAGCAGAGAAAAAATCCAAAGGTTACAGGAAACAAGTTCTGCAATAGAACAAGGTCTCCAATGGACTAGCTAAATCTCAGTAACTGAAGAAACACATACATACTAGAACAAACACACAAAGTAATACAGATATACTATAAACTAGTCAATCATGAATGCTAGCAAGCAAATTTGCAAAATCCACAATCCCCAACTTCTAGTTATCCTACGGCCCCAACATCACTTTGAAAGGCAAATCACGTTCCTACACAAAATGAGGTTACAACAACGGAAAATTCTTTCTAGGGATTAATAGGAAATAAATACCAACAATGAACATCTTCCAAACACTGTAATGCCTTCCCACCAAAATTTTGCAAAGATTAACCACTGCATGAGTGTTGCTAAAAGCGATTAAATGGGGTCAAGAGTTTATGCTCGTGCTATTTTAACCCTGGAACTTTATTTAAATTttgccaagaaaagaaaagaaaagtacaaACTAAACCCTCTACAAACAATAATGGATATAAATGTTAAGAGTTATGAAAAGAGGGATGCATACTTGGGCCGACGAGTGGCACATATTGGTCTTCAGCTcatttagaagtttaacatggaGATGGACCTCAGCCACCGTCATTCTCTGTGGGGATATTTCAATTAGAGCAGCTGATAGAAAAGCATAGCGCTTCGCAACTATGGTGGTAGTCACAGTTGGAGGTAAGGGTGTCATCAAACAGTCCAAGATTGGTTGCCTCAAAAGAGGAATTTTTGTACCATATTTTCCTTTTCCAGTAACTGCGTAGCGTATACAAGCTGCCCATTCAGGTATTGACTCCACTGACCGAGCAAGAATGATATTCTGCAATTGAACCATCATCCAGCTGTCCCAAGCTCCTAAAAGACCATTGACATCAGAGTGCAACATCCCAGCCAATGCTTCAGCAGCAACACATTGCTTCGACCGTTCTTTGGCATTTGCAAACTCCACCAATGTACTTTTAAGTGCCAACAAAACCGGCATACCACATTCTTGTACAAGCCGCTTGAAAATTCGTGCAAAGTTGAAGTAAAACGTATCATTTCCTAATAATGAGATCCAACTAGGTGTCCGAGGCCATGAAGATGAAAAGTCGAAATAAAAACGGGTGATTGATTTGTCAGCTAGACTTTGAAAAGAATTTCCATGATTTCCTCTTGAAGATGTGCTGTCACCATCGGTAATTATGTGAACATGAGAAAGACTACTCAAGGTGTCATGAAAAAATCCCTCTTTCTGAAAAATCTCTGTTAATGCTTCTTCAAGAGATGATTTGGTAATTCCTTGTGATTCCCCAGAAGCCACTAGTCCGTCCTGAGCTGATTGTTTGTATGGCGACTCTTTCAATAGTGTATTTAATGCCGAAATTGCAAGTATTCTTGTCTGAGGTAGCTGACTTTTTAAATTCTTTAGAAAGTGACCTGCAAATGAACATCCAAAAAATGTGCATGGTGAGTAGTCAACTAAATTAATGATGACAATAGAAAGCTAACAAGCAACAAGCTATCAATGAATCAACACAAGTGACGCTGACCTGCTGTTTCACTAAGGATCTTTGATGAGAAGTTTGCTACATTTCTAGATGCCATTGCCAATAAAAGCAGAATTCTATTAGCCATGAGATTATACCTGATAAAATACAGCCAAAAATTTGTTAACACTAGCCTAAATTAATTTCCAGGACTAATTATAATCTCTATATTTGAGAGTTTGCAAACAAAAGCAACTATTTTCTAACAGCTAAGAGAGTAGATGATGCCAGTCAAGTGAGTCAACAAAGCAAAGTCAAGACAAGAGTTATCAGGTGCACAAACAATAAGATAGTTACCGCCAATGCAAGCCATTAGAATCAAAACTCATAGATCCAATCTGGGAAACCAAGTCTGTAAAGTCTGGTCCATCTATAGCATTATCTGGAGTCTTGAAAATGCTTCTAGAAACTCCAGCAAAGTGGATGTTGTATTTGACAAAAAGCTGTTGGCAGTGACAAAACTTTAAGCAAGAAGATCTCAGACATATCGCCTGTATATTATCCAGTGGCTATGGGAAATTTTACCTCATTGATTGCTTTTTGAGCTTTGAGAGATTCATGATGTGAGCTATAACAAGAGAATGAAAAGTAAGGAAGATTACATCTGAAAATATTGAcctatataaaatattaaattacaTGCTAGCATAGCAAATAGCATTGTGAGAGAGATACCTAGAAAGAATTCCAAGAAGAAATGACGAGAATGACTTTGCATCCTGAAACAACAGAAGACATATTAAACAAGATAAGCTTTTCGTAACATGTTTTAAGCACTCCATGTTGAACGTTACCACTTACCATCATCAAATGCTTAATAACTGTCTGTGTAGAAAGAACAGCACATGAACCAAGAACTTCAAATTCTTGTGCGTTGGGGTTCCGTAAATTTTCAGTAAGGGAGACCACACACTTTGAAATCATTGCTGGCCACCTCTTAATCATCTTTGTCAGAGATTTGCCAGCAAGTCTGAACATCAAGCAAACAGATTTCATCAGAAAGGATTTTTGGATGTCAACATTAAGAGAGATAAATATATGGTCAAGCAGAAACATCAAAACAAGCAATGGTTAGAAAACTGCAGTAACTACAAGATGGGGAAGTTGAACAGTTCTTAGAAAAAGTATATACTATTCAGCCATCACAAAAAGAGGTCGAAAAAGAAATAA includes the following:
- the LOC119988560 gene encoding transcription factor MYB80-like, whose product is MLSELNKDLPLVSKMVCRWLLIAAQLPGRTDNDVKNPWNTKLKKKLSGMGIDPVAQKPFSHLMAEISITLAPPQGACIAEAALGGFKDEMLHLLTKTRIEFQPLQSNPVTGDTTAKPGGKDDTIEKIKLGLSRTIQETRNATHKQAFGTQDTNAVTSENFTGTCSTFPGSITGYQGGLSLGNEAAGSPWSQSMCKGSTCTEGGSTGPIAWAT